From a single Asticcacaulis sp. MM231 genomic region:
- a CDS encoding ComF family protein, with translation MRLTSRLGQIRSEVKAFVDERMSLSHLRALLGHMLDTVFPPHSFDNHEEAGPLPLTGAGLATEGWSRVCFLDHDGCAMCARPFEGGPFLGADTLCSSCFDKPFPFSQARAACIYDEAVSGLILGVKNGDRLDLAPMLTRWLERAGADVILAADIVMPVPLHPRRLLHRRYNQAAELARSVARRLQRTYLGDALKRTRMTNQRGKGAEARWENVRGAIALSPRGAAQIRDKRIVLVDDVFATGATLRACTATLLKGGAARVDVCVLARAVLSSTL, from the coding sequence ATGCGACTGACCTCCCGTTTAGGCCAAATTCGTTCTGAGGTTAAGGCCTTTGTCGATGAACGGATGAGCCTGTCGCATCTGCGCGCCTTGCTGGGCCATATGCTCGATACCGTCTTTCCCCCGCACAGCTTCGATAACCATGAGGAGGCCGGGCCTCTGCCGCTGACGGGGGCCGGACTGGCGACGGAAGGCTGGTCGCGCGTGTGCTTTCTCGATCACGACGGCTGCGCCATGTGCGCACGTCCGTTTGAAGGCGGTCCGTTTCTTGGCGCCGATACGTTGTGCAGTTCCTGTTTCGACAAGCCCTTCCCGTTTTCCCAGGCGCGTGCCGCCTGTATCTATGATGAGGCGGTCAGCGGCTTGATCCTAGGCGTCAAGAACGGCGACCGGCTCGACCTGGCCCCCATGCTGACGCGCTGGCTGGAACGCGCCGGCGCCGATGTCATTCTGGCGGCCGATATCGTCATGCCGGTGCCGCTGCATCCGCGTCGCCTGCTGCATCGCCGCTATAATCAGGCGGCGGAACTGGCGCGGTCGGTAGCGCGGCGTCTGCAACGTACCTATCTCGGCGATGCGCTGAAACGCACCCGCATGACCAATCAGCGTGGCAAGGGGGCGGAAGCGCGCTGGGAAAACGTCCGTGGCGCCATTGCGCTCAGCCCGCGTGGCGCGGCTCAGATCAGGGACAAACGCATCGTTCTGGTCGATGATGTCTTCGCCACCGGCGCCACGCTCAGGGCCTGCACCGCAACCCTGCTGAAAGGCGGCGCGGCGCGTGTCGATGTCTGTGTATTGGCGCGGGCGGTTCTGTCTTCAACTCTTTAA
- the ubiG gene encoding bifunctional 2-polyprenyl-6-hydroxyphenol methylase/3-demethylubiquinol 3-O-methyltransferase UbiG — protein MITDSGNAAGFSIDEDEVSRFSALAAKWWDVKGEFAPLHRFNPTRVKFVRETCLEHFERSFRERAPFGGLRLLDVGCGGGLLSEPMRRMGFTVTGLDASEKNIGTAAAHATQGGLDIRYLNQTVEQLAASGEPLYDVVLTMEVIEHVSDPEAFLKTCASLVKPGGLLFVATLNRTIKAHALAIVGAEYVLQWVPKGTHDWNKFLMPGEIASFLDGTDLVPEPPVGVTYNPLTQEWALSEDTDVNYMVVAKYPVTAAF, from the coding sequence ATGATAACGGATTCTGGGAACGCGGCCGGCTTTTCTATCGACGAAGACGAAGTGTCGCGCTTTTCGGCGCTGGCCGCCAAATGGTGGGACGTCAAAGGGGAATTCGCGCCCTTGCACCGCTTCAACCCGACCCGCGTGAAGTTCGTCCGCGAGACCTGCCTTGAGCACTTCGAACGCAGTTTCCGCGAGCGCGCACCGTTTGGGGGCTTGCGCCTGCTCGATGTTGGCTGCGGCGGCGGACTGCTGAGCGAACCGATGCGCCGCATGGGCTTTACTGTTACCGGCCTCGATGCCTCGGAAAAGAACATCGGCACGGCGGCGGCCCACGCCACTCAGGGCGGGCTCGATATTCGTTACCTCAACCAGACGGTCGAGCAACTGGCCGCTTCGGGTGAGCCGCTTTACGATGTGGTGCTGACCATGGAGGTGATCGAGCACGTCAGCGATCCGGAGGCCTTCCTCAAGACCTGCGCTTCGCTGGTGAAACCAGGCGGTCTGCTCTTCGTGGCGACGCTCAACCGCACCATCAAGGCGCACGCCCTGGCCATAGTCGGCGCCGAATATGTGCTGCAATGGGTACCCAAGGGCACACACGACTGGAACAAGTTCCTGATGCCTGGCGAGATCGCATCCTTCCTCGACGGTACCGATCTGGTGCCTGAGCCCCCCGTCGGCGTCACTTATAACCCGCTGACGCAGGAATGGGCCTTGTCGGAGGATACCGATGTGAACTACATGGTGGTCGCGAAATATCCGGTTACGGCCGCGTTTTAA
- a CDS encoding DUF1178 family protein, with product MIRYALKCIIEHEFEAWFSSSNGFDEQVAQGLVECPMCGSKAVTKAIMAPMVRTTKDKDAPGSLAEAQQAVAEALHRLRRHVETTHDYVGDCFADEARDIHQGMAPDRPIYGEATPDEVRGLVEDGVPVAALPVFKPEAEEAKVQPVVPVIPPAIDKKLN from the coding sequence ATGATCCGTTATGCGTTGAAATGCATCATTGAGCACGAGTTCGAGGCCTGGTTTTCCTCGTCGAATGGTTTTGACGAACAGGTGGCGCAAGGCCTTGTCGAATGTCCGATGTGCGGCTCGAAGGCCGTGACCAAGGCGATCATGGCGCCGATGGTGCGCACCACCAAGGACAAGGACGCGCCGGGCTCTCTGGCCGAAGCGCAACAGGCGGTGGCCGAGGCCCTGCATCGTCTGCGCCGTCATGTCGAGACCACGCATGATTATGTCGGTGACTGTTTCGCCGATGAGGCGCGTGACATCCATCAGGGCATGGCGCCCGACCGGCCGATCTATGGCGAAGCGACGCCGGACGAGGTGAGGGGGCTGGTCGAGGACGGTGTGCCGGTCGCGGCCCTGCCGGTTTTCAAGCCGGAGGCCGAAGAGGCGAAGGTGCAGCCGGTTGTGCCGGTCATTCCGCCGGCGATCGACAAGAAATTGAATTAA
- a CDS encoding methyltransferase domain-containing protein — MSVPPRLFDRNLLASRLDRAAAGFTQAQFLRDRAVEDTIETLSAINRQFDVALDMGARDGSFGRAIVGTPVADKIGFLIEGELSPRLSAQQSGTARLIMDEEALPFGDDSLNLIVSSLGLHTVNDLPGVLVQVRRALRPDGLFIGTLFGGETLKELRGCLMEAELEVRGGYGPRIAPYAESPDLIDLLKRTGFNMPVVDLDRVTVSYAHPLRLMADLRAMGESNVLHQRPRKGLNRAIIEKTCALYLERFADDEARVPATFEIITLSGWKAHDSQQKPLRPGSAKMRLADAFGVKEGKL; from the coding sequence ATGTCCGTTCCCCCCCGTTTATTTGACCGCAACCTTCTGGCCTCCCGTCTTGATCGCGCGGCGGCCGGTTTCACGCAAGCGCAATTTTTACGCGACCGTGCGGTTGAAGATACTATCGAGACGCTGTCGGCCATCAACCGCCAGTTCGATGTGGCGCTCGATATGGGCGCACGCGACGGCAGCTTCGGGCGCGCCATCGTCGGCACGCCAGTAGCCGATAAGATAGGCTTCCTGATCGAGGGCGAACTGTCGCCGCGCCTGAGCGCACAACAGAGCGGCACCGCCCGCCTGATCATGGACGAGGAAGCCCTGCCCTTCGGCGACGACAGCCTGAACCTGATCGTCAGCAGCCTGGGCCTGCACACTGTCAACGATCTGCCGGGCGTGCTGGTGCAGGTGCGGCGCGCCCTGCGACCGGACGGTTTGTTCATCGGCACGCTGTTTGGTGGCGAAACCCTGAAGGAACTGCGCGGCTGCCTGATGGAGGCCGAGCTTGAGGTGCGTGGCGGCTATGGCCCGCGCATCGCCCCCTATGCCGAAAGCCCCGACCTGATCGATCTTCTGAAACGCACCGGCTTCAACATGCCGGTGGTCGATTTGGACCGCGTAACGGTCTCCTACGCGCATCCTCTGCGTCTGATGGCCGACCTGCGCGCCATGGGCGAGAGCAATGTGCTGCACCAGCGCCCGCGCAAGGGGCTCAACCGCGCTATTATTGAGAAGACCTGCGCCCTCTATTTAGAGCGCTTCGCCGACGATGAGGCCCGCGTGCCGGCCACCTTCGAGATCATCACCCTCTCCGGCTGGAAGGCGCACGACAGCCAGCAGAAGCCGTTGCGACCGGGCTCGGCCAAGATGCGGCTGGCCGATGCTTTTGGCGTTAAAGAGGGGAAACTTTAG
- a CDS encoding carbon-nitrogen hydrolase family protein: MSADILNVALIQTRTPAHPAEALEHARPLLMQAASNGAQFILLPECANLMEARKEQKALVVTGEDEDVFIRGVRDLAKQMRVEILIGSAIVTSGVDEREHSSSDSGSPMRNVNRTLLINTHGDIVARYDKIHLFDADTPDGKVYRESASVKPGEQAVMATTPWGGLGLSICYDVRFAHLYRTLAKAGANMIAVPAAFTVPTGRAHWEVLLRTRAIETGCFVLAPAQGGSHADGRVTYGHSLVVNPWGEIIARLDHDRPAVLEAQLDFGEVAAARQALPSLRHDRDFSV; encoded by the coding sequence ATGTCGGCTGATATCCTCAATGTGGCGCTGATCCAGACGCGTACCCCGGCCCATCCGGCCGAGGCGCTGGAGCACGCGCGTCCGCTGCTGATGCAGGCCGCCAGCAATGGTGCGCAGTTCATCCTGCTGCCTGAATGCGCCAACCTGATGGAGGCGCGCAAGGAACAGAAGGCGCTGGTGGTCACCGGCGAGGATGAGGATGTTTTTATCCGAGGCGTGCGCGATCTGGCCAAACAGATGCGCGTTGAGATCCTGATCGGTTCGGCCATCGTGACATCCGGTGTGGATGAGAGGGAGCACTCCAGCAGCGATAGCGGTAGTCCAATGCGAAATGTGAACCGCACGCTGCTGATCAATACCCATGGTGATATCGTGGCGCGCTACGACAAGATCCACCTGTTCGATGCGGATACGCCCGACGGCAAGGTCTACCGCGAGAGTGCCTCGGTCAAACCGGGCGAGCAGGCGGTGATGGCCACGACGCCGTGGGGCGGTCTGGGTCTCAGCATCTGCTACGATGTTCGTTTCGCCCATCTTTACCGCACGCTGGCGAAGGCCGGCGCCAATATGATCGCCGTCCCCGCCGCCTTCACCGTGCCAACCGGCCGCGCCCATTGGGAAGTGCTGCTGCGCACCCGCGCCATCGAAACCGGCTGCTTCGTGCTGGCGCCGGCGCAGGGCGGATCACACGCCGATGGCCGCGTCACCTATGGTCATTCGCTGGTGGTCAATCCGTGGGGCGAGATTATCGCCCGGCTTGACCATGATCGTCCGGCGGTGCTGGAAGCGCAACTCGATTTCGGCGAGGTCGCCGCCGCACGTCAGGCCTTGCCGTCGTTGCGCCATGACCGGGATTTTTCCGTATGA
- the prmC gene encoding peptide chain release factor N(5)-glutamine methyltransferase, with product MTTLVKAWTGAQQRLKAASIESPAIDARLLLEAATGATRADILTDPYRELTQEQEATLDGYLDKRIKRMPVARILGRKGFWKLLLNLSEHVLIPRPETEVIVDMILKRSLPGDSFQLADLGTGSGAILLSVLSERPAAKGLGTDISEDALAVARDNAANLGLTGQTAFLRTSWGSGLQDETFDVVASNPPYIRSDVIPTLDPEVKNHDPILALDGGQTGLEAYEVLAPEIFRLLKPGGMAYLEIGFDQATDVENLMKNAGFDDVTTYLDLSNLPRVVTGQKPAQKFRLA from the coding sequence ATGACCACACTCGTCAAAGCCTGGACCGGCGCGCAGCAGCGCCTCAAAGCCGCCTCGATCGAATCCCCCGCCATCGATGCCCGCCTGCTGCTGGAGGCCGCCACCGGCGCCACCCGCGCCGATATCCTCACCGATCCGTATCGTGAGTTGACGCAGGAGCAGGAAGCGACACTTGACGGCTATCTTGACAAGCGCATCAAGCGCATGCCGGTGGCGCGCATCCTCGGCCGCAAGGGCTTCTGGAAACTGCTGTTGAATCTGTCCGAACATGTACTGATCCCGCGGCCGGAAACCGAGGTCATCGTCGATATGATCCTCAAGCGCAGCCTGCCCGGCGACAGCTTCCAGCTCGCCGACCTCGGCACCGGCTCGGGCGCCATCCTGCTATCGGTGTTAAGTGAGCGCCCGGCGGCAAAAGGGCTCGGCACCGACATCAGCGAGGATGCACTGGCCGTGGCGCGCGACAATGCCGCCAATCTCGGCCTAACAGGCCAGACCGCCTTTCTGCGCACCTCATGGGGTTCAGGCCTGCAGGATGAAACCTTCGATGTCGTGGCCTCCAATCCGCCCTATATCCGTTCCGATGTCATCCCCACGCTCGATCCTGAGGTCAAGAATCACGACCCGATTCTGGCGCTTGATGGTGGTCAAACCGGCCTTGAGGCCTACGAAGTGCTGGCGCCGGAGATTTTCCGCCTGCTCAAACCGGGCGGCATGGCCTATCTCGAAATCGGTTTCGACCAGGCGACCGACGTTGAAAACCTTATGAAAAATGCGGGTTTTGATGACGTGACGACCTATCTTGACCTGTCCAACCTGCCGCGTGTCGTTACCGGACAAAAACCGGCACAAAAATTCCGCTTGGCATGA
- a CDS encoding excalibur calcium-binding domain-containing protein, whose protein sequence is MTHGPTYGRREAEREAEFLRQRIGLASERARGQSEISHTLKVLATMSLIALAFYMALATLSPWPVGYTLRHMAAFTGCDATGMVHLAPAHRGQPGYWQGNDPDRNGIACD, encoded by the coding sequence ATGACGCACGGGCCGACATATGGACGACGTGAAGCGGAACGCGAAGCCGAATTCCTGCGGCAGCGCATCGGGCTGGCATCCGAGCGTGCGCGCGGTCAGAGCGAGATTTCCCATACTCTGAAGGTGCTCGCAACGATGAGCCTGATCGCGCTGGCCTTTTACATGGCGCTGGCGACCTTAAGCCCGTGGCCGGTCGGCTATACCTTGCGTCATATGGCAGCCTTCACTGGTTGCGACGCGACGGGCATGGTGCATTTGGCGCCGGCGCATCGCGGACAGCCGGGTTACTGGCAGGGCAATGACCCCGACCGCAACGGTATCGCCTGCGACTAA
- the grxC gene encoding glutaredoxin 3 has translation MPQIDVYTKPYCPYCERAKALLEKKGVEFNEIVASHDPALRAEMNERSGRLTYPQIFIGDTHVGGCDDLMALELRGGLDPLLAA, from the coding sequence ATGCCCCAGATCGATGTCTATACCAAACCCTATTGTCCCTATTGCGAGCGCGCCAAGGCGTTGCTGGAAAAGAAGGGGGTCGAGTTCAATGAAATCGTCGCCTCGCACGATCCCGCTTTACGGGCTGAAATGAACGAACGTTCGGGGCGCCTGACCTATCCGCAGATATTTATCGGCGATACCCATGTCGGCGGCTGTGATGACCTGATGGCGCTCGAGTTGCGCGGCGGCCTCGATCCTTTACTGGCGGCCTGA
- a CDS encoding DUF4167 domain-containing protein, translated as MKRQRSRSNRKPAGNSNNPNRAYELNGPEGTKVRGNAQTIYEKYQQLARDANSSGDRVLAENHLQHAEHYFRMIRQMQPTRPVSEFVQRDPFSNGFDDYDDEMDNDGNDDENTVVGPEDPQPSFDEPRYENRDNGNNRDRNNNRDRDNRNNRDRDNNRNFKDRDNREPRNNEPRNEPRNEQRSFEPRSNNQPRDNAPRDNAPRDNDPQFDENGNRRETRRERYERRRQQRFAEQEQIVSAPASLAPSEDAYIAPAFIASTQPLGAAPRPAQVELAPELTAEATPVREKRERKERSNASADAAQLPAFLHRPTPVSAEPAAPVAEEAPAKPKRAPRKRKEDASASEEA; from the coding sequence ATGAAACGGCAACGCAGCCGTAGCAACCGCAAACCCGCTGGCAATTCGAACAATCCCAACCGAGCCTACGAATTGAATGGCCCGGAAGGTACGAAGGTCCGCGGCAATGCCCAGACCATTTACGAAAAGTACCAGCAACTGGCGCGTGATGCGAACTCGTCCGGCGACCGCGTACTGGCCGAAAACCATCTGCAACATGCCGAACACTATTTCCGCATGATCCGCCAGATGCAACCGACCCGTCCGGTGTCGGAATTCGTGCAGCGCGATCCGTTCTCCAACGGCTTCGACGATTACGATGACGAGATGGACAACGACGGCAACGACGATGAAAATACCGTCGTCGGCCCCGAAGATCCCCAGCCGAGCTTCGACGAGCCGCGCTATGAGAACCGCGACAACGGTAACAACCGTGATCGCAACAACAACCGTGACCGCGATAACCGCAACAATCGTGATCGCGACAACAACCGCAATTTCAAGGATCGTGACAACCGCGAGCCGCGAAATAACGAGCCAAGAAACGAGCCAAGAAACGAACAGCGCTCGTTCGAGCCACGCAGCAACAATCAACCGCGTGACAATGCGCCCAGAGATAATGCGCCGCGCGATAACGATCCTCAGTTCGATGAGAACGGCAATCGCCGCGAAACCCGCCGCGAACGCTATGAGCGACGCCGCCAGCAGCGCTTCGCCGAGCAGGAGCAGATTGTTAGCGCACCCGCCAGCCTGGCGCCTTCGGAAGACGCCTATATCGCACCGGCCTTTATCGCCTCGACCCAGCCGCTCGGCGCCGCCCCGCGTCCTGCGCAGGTTGAGTTGGCCCCTGAACTTACCGCTGAAGCGACGCCGGTAAGAGAGAAGCGCGAACGCAAGGAACGCAGCAACGCCTCGGCGGATGCCGCGCAACTGCCGGCCTTCCTGCACCGTCCCACACCGGTCAGCGCTGAACCTGCGGCCCCTGTTGCCGAAGAAGCGCCCGCCAAGCCCAAACGCGCGCCGCGCAAGCGCAAGGAAGACGCCAGCGCTTCGGAAGAGGCCTAA